One window of Nicotiana tomentosiformis chromosome 11, ASM39032v3, whole genome shotgun sequence genomic DNA carries:
- the LOC138901817 gene encoding uncharacterized protein, with translation MVKETRISIHLSPSEKEEYVRFLKEYADIFAWSYDDMTGLSISIVAHNLPTNPICPPVKRKLRKFKPDISLKIKEEVTKQIKAKVLRVVEYPTWLAKIVLVLKKYGKVRVCVDYQD, from the coding sequence ATGGTCAAGGAAACACgtataagcattcacctatcaccatcagagaaggaagagtatgtCCGATTCCTAAAAGAGTATgcagatatctttgcatggtcctacgatgatatgactggtttgagcatatccatagtggctcacaatCTACCTACCAATCCCATATGTCCACCGGTAAAACGaaagctcagaaaattcaagccggatattagtttgaagataaaagaggaggtaaccaagcaaatcaaagccaaggttctcagagtggttgaatatccgacttggttggccaaAATTGTGCTGGTTCTGAAGAAatatgggaaagtcagagtgtgTGTTGATTACCAAGATTAA